The stretch of DNA CCTCGCCGTGGCGGAACAGGTAGATCAGCGTCCGGCGTGCGTCCACGCCGACACCGTCAGCAGGACGATGAGCTCCGCGGCCTCCACCGCGGCCCCCAGGACGTCGCCGGTGATCCCGCCCAGCCGCACCGTGAGAAAGCGTCCCAGGCCGAGCGTGCCCAGGCAGGCGACGACGAGGGCGGCCAGCCCCAGGAGCCCGAGCGCCCCGGCCGCGATCAGACCCGCCAGGACCAGCGCCAGGACCACTGCCCGCGATTGCACACCCGCGCGGAACGCCGCGCCGTGGCCGTCGACGCGGGCGGCCGGGAAGCAGCGCGCGAGCAGCGCGGGTGTGGCCCGCGCGATCGCGGGCGTCGCCAGCAACGCGCGCCAGCGGACCGGCGCCGGAAGCTCCGCGACCGCCGCGATCTCGAGCAGGAGGAAGAGGATCAGCCCCATGGCGCCAAAGGCGCCGATACGGCTGTCGCTCATGATCCGCAGTCGCTGGCCGGCGTCGTGGCCCGCCAGCCCGTCCAGGCAGTCGGCCAGACCGTCCAGGTGGAGGCCGCCGGTGAGCAGTTTCCACACCGTGACCGTCAGCAGCGCGGCGAGCAGCATCGGGAAGAGCCAGGCGGTGACCCGCTCGGTGGCGACCACCACCAGTCCGATCCCCAGCCCCACCGCCGGGAACCATGGCGCCGCCCCTCCCAGCGAGGCGCCCTGCTCGTGAGGTCGCCCACCCCCGACCGGCACGATCGTCAGATAGCGCGCGGCCAGCAGGAGGCCCCTCACGGGCGCGATGCTAGCATGTTCCGCTTGACGTCCGCGGGAAGACCGCGCACGCTTAGCCTTGACGGCAGGATCGCAGCGGGCTTCGTGCCCGGGGCGACGATCGCCCGACGCCCGTGCGGCGCGGCCGGCCAGCCGTATCGAAAGCTCACCTAAAAGGATGACGAGGATACGCGCATGAGCGTGACCAGCGTGACCGAAAAGTGGGTGGACGAGGCCGCCGCACTCACCCGGCCGTCCCGAGTCGTCTGGTGCGACGGCTCGAAGACCGAGTACGACGCCCTCGTCGAAGAGATGCTACGGGACGGAACGCTGTTGCCCCTCAACCCCCGGACCTATCCGAACTGCTACCTGCACCGGAGCCACCCCCAGGACGTCGCGCGAACCGAGCAGCTCACCTTCATCTGTACGCGGGAGCGCGACGACGCCGGGCCCACCAACAACTGGATGGCGCCGGCCGACGCCAAGGCCAGGGCGGGTGGCTTTCTGCGGGGGGTCATGCAGGGTCGGCCCATGTATGTCATCCCCTACCTCATGGGTCCGGCCGGCTCGTCCATGAGCCGCGTGGGGCTGATGGTCACCGACAGCGCGTATGTCGTCGCCAGCATGCACATCATGACGCGCGTGGGGCCGGCAGCCCTGCAGCACATGCGGAGCGAGGACGACCTCGTCTTCGGGCTCCACTCGCTGGGCGATCTCTCGCCCGAGCGCCGGCTCATCCTCCACTTCCCGGAGGAGAAGCTCATCTGGAGCGTGGGCTCGGGCTATGGCGGCAACGCCCTCCTCGGCAAGAAGTGCCACTCTCTCCGCATCGGCTCCTGGCAGGCCCGGCAAGAGGGCTGGCTCGCCGAGCACATGCTGATCATCGGCGTGGAGGACCCCGACGGGCGCGTCACCTACCTGGCGGCGGCGATGCCCAGCGCCTCCGGCAAGACAAATCTAGCGATGGTGGAATCGCGGCTTCCCGGCTGGCGGGTGTGGACCGTGGGCGACGACATTGCCTGGATGCACGTGGACGCCAGTGGGCAGCTCCGCGCCACCAACCCCGAGCGCGGGTTCTTCGGCGTGGCCCCCAACACCAGTCCGAAGACGAATCCCAACGCGATCACCATGGTCCGCTCGAACACCATCTTCACCAACGTGGCGCTGACGCCCTCCCGCGAGCCGTGGTGGGAGGGGCTCACGGCCGAGCCGCCCGCGGGGTTGGTGGATTGGCAGGGCCGACCGTGGCAGCCCG from Candidatus Methylomirabilota bacterium encodes:
- the cobS gene encoding adenosylcobinamide-GDP ribazoletransferase, with product MRGLLLAARYLTIVPVGGGRPHEQGASLGGAAPWFPAVGLGIGLVVVATERVTAWLFPMLLAALLTVTVWKLLTGGLHLDGLADCLDGLAGHDAGQRLRIMSDSRIGAFGAMGLILFLLLEIAAVAELPAPVRWRALLATPAIARATPALLARCFPAARVDGHGAAFRAGVQSRAVVLALVLAGLIAAGALGLLGLAALVVACLGTLGLGRFLTVRLGGITGDVLGAAVEAAELIVLLTVSAWTHAGR
- a CDS encoding phosphoenolpyruvate carboxykinase (GTP), which gives rise to MSVTSVTEKWVDEAAALTRPSRVVWCDGSKTEYDALVEEMLRDGTLLPLNPRTYPNCYLHRSHPQDVARTEQLTFICTRERDDAGPTNNWMAPADAKARAGGFLRGVMQGRPMYVIPYLMGPAGSSMSRVGLMVTDSAYVVASMHIMTRVGPAALQHMRSEDDLVFGLHSLGDLSPERRLILHFPEEKLIWSVGSGYGGNALLGKKCHSLRIGSWQARQEGWLAEHMLIIGVEDPDGRVTYLAAAMPSASGKTNLAMVESRLPGWRVWTVGDDIAWMHVDASGQLRATNPERGFFGVAPNTSPKTNPNAITMVRSNTIFTNVALTPSREPWWEGLTAEPPAGLVDWQGRPWQPGSGPAAHPNSRFTVLAQQCPSLAPNWEDPQGVPIAGLIFGSRRSQVIPLVFEAFDWTHGVFLGSAMSTETTAAITGKVGVVRRDPMAMLPFCGYNMADYFAHWLAAGRRLARPPRIFRVNWFRRDGDGRFLWPGYSENVRILKWMVERIRGTARAEETPVGWVPAPGALDTSGLDVTPERLGQALRCDAREWLAALDDLGEFYRQFGARLPAPIAQALAETQRRFRA